The following coding sequences lie in one Apium graveolens cultivar Ventura chromosome 3, ASM990537v1, whole genome shotgun sequence genomic window:
- the LOC141714007 gene encoding putative mitochondrial protein AtMg00820 codes for MQTEIKATEDNKTWEFTELPQGHKAIGLKWVFKLKRDGEGNVTKHKARFVAKGYVQQQGIDYERREGDEVLVVAVYVDDLLITRTNIGNIHKFKKEMSSAFDMNDLEKLSYYLGMEVV; via the exons ATGCAAACTGAAATTAAAGCTACTGAAGATAACAAGACCTGGGAGTTTACTGAGCTGCCACAAGGCCACAAAGCCATTGGACTTAAGTGGGTGTTCAAGTTGAAACGAGATGGAGAGGGAAATGTCACGAAGCATAAGGCACGTTTTGTTGCCAAAGGCTATGTGCAACAACAAGGAATCGATTATGAGAG GCGAGAAGGGGATGAGGTTCTGGTAGTTGCAGTATATGTCGATGACCTTTTGATCACTAGAACCAATATTGGTAATATACATAAGTTTAAGAAGGAGATGAGCAGcgcttttgacatgaatgatcTCGAGAAATTGTCATATTATCTAGGAATGGAAGTGGTGTAA